The genomic interval CCTGCACTTTTCTTGGCTTGGGTTGAATCACTTCCGGTTAGGGCAAACAAGGTGGTCAGATATTGCTTATAAGCTATTTGGATCGCAAGGGTGGACGAATCGGTCTTGAAATAATAATCTCTTTCGGGTAAGCCGATCCCTGTCTGATAAAAGTGGGCAATATTTACAGTACTCTGTTTATCATCAGGACCCACATAAAAACCCATCAGGGAGGTATTCCCTACTTTTAGCTCTTCAACGGCCATTACTACCAATGAAGGTATATCGCTTATCCCATCGATGCGGGAAAACACCGGCTTAAGAGGTTCATAGCCCCGGTTATTAATGGCAGTTGTATCCATGCCTGAAGCATAAAAATCTGCTACTTTCTCTTCGATACTTCCGGAAGGGTTTTTACTTTTGGAAAGACTGTCCAGAATACCTTGCAGCCGGATGCGCTGGGGGAAATTCAGAAATGAATAAGAACCTACTCCTGTCTGACTAGCCGGTATCTGGATGGTATCGTACCAGATGCCGTTAACGTAAGTAAAAAAATCGTCGCCGGGTGTTTTAGATAAATCTATTCCAGTTAAGGCAACGTGTTTCGTATCGGTATCGGAAATCTTTTGGCAGGCTGCCGCTAATAACAGCACTAAAGAAAAATATAATAGTCTTATCATGGTTTGAAGGTGGAATAATCAGGATGTAAAGGTGAATTCTCGCTAAAATAAAGAATGTATCGATCCAAAGGGAAGTTTTAATGAGCTTAGCAGTAAAAAAAATTGTTTAATGGCTAAGCAGTTTGTGTATTAAAGGACAAAAAGTAGTGATGGGTCTTTCAAAATAATAGAAGGATAGAAAAGATCAGGCAACCATAGAATAGGACTGCAAAGTACAACTACACCTGTCAGAGTTTACGACAGGATTACATGGTAAGCAATGCGATAAATCAACCCTTTTCATCCAAGCCTTTTTGTAATAAGTAAGAGTACACAATTAAGTATAAGATTTTGGCAAATTGTATCTTTGCTTATACAAGACTTAGAGAAGATTCATAAAGATAGTAAAAGTTATCAGGAACGTAACCGTTGCCAATGTATACTGTTATCCAATCAAGGCTATCAAGTACAGAAGTTAGCAAGCATTTTTCAAGTAAGTCAGTTAAGTATTTATAAGTGGTTTGATCGCTTTGAGAAAACAGGTGTGGTAGGGTTAAAGAACCAAAAAGGGAAAGGCAGAAAACCCATCCTTACTACCAGTAATGCTACCCATGTTGAAGTAGTGGAAAATAGCATAGAGAAAGAAAAACAACAACTTAAATTAGCTAAGCGAGAGATAGAAGCTAAATTAGGCACGGCTATGAGTGAGATGACCTTGAAGCGGTTTTTAAAAAAATTGACTACCGATGGAAACGTTTCCGTAAATGGATAAAGCCATTGCAAAACAAAGAAGCATATGAGCAGAAAGTCAAGCGATTACATGCTTTGCTTTATTTGGCACAGACAGGCAGTATAGATTTATATTTTGGAGACGAATCAGGGTTTTGCCTTACCCCTTGTGTACCTTATGGATGGATCAAAAAAGGCGAACACGCCCCTATTTTATCCCAAAGAAGTACAAGGATAAATGTATTTGGCTTGTTAAGTACAAATAATGAGTTGCTTACTTATCAGAAAAGTGGGAGTCTAAACGCTGACTTTATCATTGAATGTGTAGAGGCCTTCTCAACATCTATTTCCAAGTTTACTGTCATAGTCTTAGACAACGCCTCCTGGCATACATGTGGCCTATGGGAAGTCAAAAAAGAAGAATGGGAACAGAAAGGATTATACATCTTTTTGCTGCCTAAGTATAGTCCTCATCTTAACAGGATCGAACGATTTTGGAAGCAGGTGAAATATCATTGGCTCAAAGCCGAAGACTATCTGTCTGTAGAAGCGCTTAAGGAGGCACTTTATACCATCTTTTTAGGATTGGGTACTTACTTTAAACTTGATTTTAAAAAACTTGAAGTAGATGAAAATATTATACTTAATTGTGTTTAATTACTTAGTATGCTTTTAGGTTTAAGTTTTGAAAAAGGGGTGATAAAATTTATCATCCCTTTCAAGAAGTTTGAAAAATGGGGTGAGAGGGGAAAGAATGCAACCTTTCAATTCTAAACTAGCCTTTTTCTCCCCCTTTTTACCTGTCATTTATTACACTTAAAATTAAAGAGTGATTTTGTCAACCTGTAGCCGGACAAGGCCCTGGCGGATCAAATTTGCTTCGTGAGTTCAAGCCACATGACGTACTGCACATTCGTTCCGCCTACTTTATGGAAAACTTCCTACGCACCATTGGGTTGGTTAAGAAGATGGGAATCAATGGAACAGCTGCCGACGGTGACCATGCCATACCTATGGTTGCTACAAAAGATGTTGCCCAAGTGGCAGCCTTTCACCTGGCGAATCTTGACTTCAGTGGCAAACGTGTCCGTGCCGTTATGGGACCAAGAGACTATACCTACCGGGAGTTTACAAGCATTATCGGCAAAACCATTAGCAAGCCTGATCTGCCTTATGTTCAATTTCCGGTTGAGCAGGCGAAGCAGGCATTTTTAAACAATGGTTTTTCAGAAGACTTCGTCGATAATTTACTGGGTATGGCAACCACTATTAAAACCGGATTCATGAATTATCAAACAAGAGATGAATCCACTACCACTCTCACCACGGCCGAAGAGTTTGCCAGCCAGGTGTACGCCTCTGCCTATAATAAATAATTGATTGATAAGTAGAGAATTATAAAAATAAAAGAATTGCGAAAATGCAACTGTTTGAACAAACAGGGCTAGGAAACTTAGCACTTAAAAAAGAATGATGATGTCTGCCATGACCAGGAGTCAGGCAGATATAAATGGGGTGGCAGGTGATTTAACGGTTCAGTATTATACACAAAGGGTAAGTGCCTGACTGCAATTCAAGGAAGCCATTAGAATTAGTGAGCAGGCAACCGGTAGCCCATTCACTCCGGATATTTATACAACTGAACAAATGGAAGTCTGGAAAAAAGTTACAAAATCGGTAACTATGCTCGGAGGTGGGCAACAAGGATACATTGACTATTTATTTATAACCAAGGAAAAATCCACCACTGTATTCTCTCAATAATCTATTGAGATCAGCAAATCTGCTAGGCAGTTTTATAGTTGGTACCAATAAAATAGGATGGCTGCTTAAGCCATTTGTAGTCCATATCACCAAAAGTTTGAGAGAGCCAATATCACCGGAATATTCAGACACATTTTACCAAATGGTAAACTCCTCGCTATTTACTTTGAATACCTTTCTGCTATGAAACAATTGATAGACTATATCTTACAGTTTGGCAACTTAAATAAGCAACAAATAGCCCTTCTTGAATCTAAGATAACAGAAGTTGAGCTGTTAAAAGACGAGTATTTTTCCCAGGCAGGGAAGATTCCCCGGCAAGTTGGTTTTATTGTGGAAGGCGTGATACGAGGTTGTTATTACAATAACAAAGGAGAAGAAATCACCCGTTGCTTTATTAGCGAAAACAGTTTAGTGGTGGATTATTTCAATTTTGAGGCAAATACTTCCTCTTCAGAATACCTCCAAGCTATTACCAATTGCAAACTCATTGTATTTTCAAAACAAGATTGGGAAGAGCTCTCCCATACGATTGTGGGTTGGGACATTATTCAGAACAAAATGGTTCAAAAGTGCCTTTTCCAAAAATCCAGAAAAGGTCCAGTCATTTCACAAGACGCTACTACCCGGATCTGGAATTTATGAAAAACTATCCCTCACTTACAAACCGTATTCCTTTGGCTTACATTGCCTCTTACTTAAGTGTAACCCAATAATCCTTAAGCAGAATAAGAAAAAACATCCGCTAAGTTGCTTTTTACCAAATGGTAAACAGTTTTATTTTAAATCGATGCACTTTTGCTTCATCAATTTAAAAAAATAAAAAATGAAGACTGTAGTAATCACAGGAGGCAACAAAGGCATTGGCTTAGAAACAATTAAACAACTTTCAAAAAAGGGTCTATTCGTTTATGTAGGTAGCCGGGATATTGAAAAAGGGAATGCGATCGTAAAAGAATTAACCGGCAATGGTTTTAAAAACCTGAAAGCTATCGAAATTGACGTAACCAAGCTCGACACAATTCTATTTGCCAAGCACCTCATTGAAAAGGAACAAGGCCATTTGGACATTTTGATAAACAATGCAGGGATTAGTGGAATTGTTCCTCAAAGTGCGCTCGAAACAAATATTGATCATTTCAAAGAAGTTTTTGAGGTCAATTTCTATGGTGTGGTAGGTGTTACACAGGCTTTTATTAACTTATTGAGAAAATCGCCCCAGCCAAGAATTGTAAATATAAGTACCAGTGTAGGCTCGCTTTCGCTTCAAAGCAACCCAAGCTGGCCAGCGTATGAGTATGCTAAATATACTGTGTATGCTTCTTCAAAATCCGCGATGAATATGTACACGGTTCAATTAGCTTACGAATTGCGTGATACGGCTTTCAAAGTAAATGCGGTTTGTCCAGGCTATACCAAAACTGATTTTACTAACTATAAGGGAGGTGAAGTTAAAGCAGCGGGAAAATGTATTATAAAATATGCCTTAATTGACCAGAATGGACCAACGGGAAAATTTTTCAGCGAAGAGAGCAATCCGCACACAGGCGAAATTCCCTGGTAACAATCACCTAAAAGCATTAAACAACAAACTGTTAACAGGCACTTCGCGATAGTAGGGGTGACGTGCTAAATTGAGCTATGAGCTTTTAATTTTCCATTATCCCAAAGCTCCAGCCAAAATCTATCAGCATATCAGCTTTTGTTTATATATTTTATACACAAAAGCTGATAAAGTTTACTAAATATCTCAGAAAGGTGGAGGCTGGAAAGAAAGCGGATTTAGCCTTTAGATTCTGGAGTTTCAGCAAAAGGCAGTTTTATTAACTGCCTTTTGCTGAAACTGAAATGCCGAGGCAATAGAACAAATAACATACTTAACCAGTATCGTCAACCTATTTTAAGAGAAGACTGTAGGTATTAGAAAAGGGAGTTGATTACCTCGCCATACTTATCAGCACTGTCAGCAAACACAGTCACTATTATCCCTTCATCTATTTGCTCTGCTACTTGAACTGCACCGGCTAAGGCAGCTGCTGAAGAGGGACTTAGTAGTAGCCCTTCCTTTACAGCTACTCGCTTGATCCACTCATAGGCTTCCTCCGTGCTCACAGCTAATGTCTGATGAGCTAGACTGGCATCATAAATGGCAGGAGCTGTTGAACTCCCTAAATGTTTCCATCCCTCCAAAAGGTGTGTGGATACATCCGGCTGTAGAGCAATCAGGCGAATGGCAGGGTTTAATTCTTGAAGTCTTCGGCCTGTCCCTACTAAAGTACCTGTTGTGCCTAAGCCGGCTACAAAATGTGTTACTCTGCCACGGGTTTGCCTATAAATTTCTTGAGCAGTGGTTTGATAGTGGGCTTTCCAGTTATTCTCATTTCCATATTGATTGATGTGAAAATAGCGATTAGGCTGTTTTTTGAATAGGGAAAGAGCCATTTGTTGAGCTTCATCTCCGGTGGTAGGTGCAGAGGTATAGATAATGTTGGTCTGTAAGGCTTTTAGAATAGTACTCCTTTCTTTGGAAGCTGTCTCAGACATAAAAATGGTAACAGGGATACCCAACCGTGCCCCAATGGCTGCATACGCAATCCCGGTATTGCCACTGGTAGCATCCAGGATATGTCTGTAAGAAGTGAGTTCTCCACTAGCAACTGCCTGACTAATCATGTGAAAAGCAGGACGAGCTTTCACACTACTGCCTAACTGTAACCACTCAAGCTTAGCATAAATGCGCACATTGGCTTTGTTGAAGGCATGTCTAATGAGAAAAAGAGGTGTTTTTCCAATGAGTTTTCCTGTGGCTTTCAGCAATCGATCTGCCTG from Rhodocytophaga rosea carries:
- a CDS encoding helix-turn-helix domain-containing protein translates to MLIQDLEKIHKDSKSYQERNRCQCILLSNQGYQVQKLASIFQVSQLSIYKWFDRFEKTGVVGLKNQKGKGRKPILTTSNATHVEVVENSIEKEKQQLKLAKREIEAKLGTAMSEMTLKRFLKKLTTDGNVSVNG
- a CDS encoding IS630 family transposase; this encodes MQNKEAYEQKVKRLHALLYLAQTGSIDLYFGDESGFCLTPCVPYGWIKKGEHAPILSQRSTRINVFGLLSTNNELLTYQKSGSLNADFIIECVEAFSTSISKFTVIVLDNASWHTCGLWEVKKEEWEQKGLYIFLLPKYSPHLNRIERFWKQVKYHWLKAEDYLSVEALKEALYTIFLGLGTYFKLDFKKLEVDENIILNCV
- a CDS encoding Rossmann-fold NAD(P)-binding domain-containing protein, whose product is MENFLRTIGLVKKMGINGTAADGDHAIPMVATKDVAQVAAFHLANLDFSGKRVRAVMGPRDYTYREFTSIIGKTISKPDLPYVQFPVEQAKQAFLNNGFSEDFVDNLLGMATTIKTGFMNYQTRDESTTTLTTAEEFASQVYASAYNK
- a CDS encoding Crp/Fnr family transcriptional regulator, with product MKQLIDYILQFGNLNKQQIALLESKITEVELLKDEYFSQAGKIPRQVGFIVEGVIRGCYYNNKGEEITRCFISENSLVVDYFNFEANTSSSEYLQAITNCKLIVFSKQDWEELSHTIVGWDIIQNKMVQKCLFQKSRKGPVISQDATTRIWNL
- a CDS encoding SDR family NAD(P)-dependent oxidoreductase, which produces MKTVVITGGNKGIGLETIKQLSKKGLFVYVGSRDIEKGNAIVKELTGNGFKNLKAIEIDVTKLDTILFAKHLIEKEQGHLDILINNAGISGIVPQSALETNIDHFKEVFEVNFYGVVGVTQAFINLLRKSPQPRIVNISTSVGSLSLQSNPSWPAYEYAKYTVYASSKSAMNMYTVQLAYELRDTAFKVNAVCPGYTKTDFTNYKGGEVKAAGKCIIKYALIDQNGPTGKFFSEESNPHTGEIPW
- a CDS encoding PLP-dependent cysteine synthase family protein; protein product: MLTIRPHQADRLLKATGKLIGKTPLFLIRHAFNKANVRIYAKLEWLQLGSSVKARPAFHMISQAVASGELTSYRHILDATSGNTGIAYAAIGARLGIPVTIFMSETASKERSTILKALQTNIIYTSAPTTGDEAQQMALSLFKKQPNRYFHINQYGNENNWKAHYQTTAQEIYRQTRGRVTHFVAGLGTTGTLVGTGRRLQELNPAIRLIALQPDVSTHLLEGWKHLGSSTAPAIYDASLAHQTLAVSTEEAYEWIKRVAVKEGLLLSPSSAAALAGAVQVAEQIDEGIIVTVFADSADKYGEVINSLF